The following coding sequences are from one Achromobacter sp. B7 window:
- a CDS encoding tripartite tricarboxylate transporter substrate binding protein — protein MQQPKPSARRRLAVLAAATLGALTLLPGAAMAQAAWPAKPVKLIVPFPAGGSTDSVGRLLAAELSKELGQSVIVENKGGANGNIGSDVVAKAEPDGYTLLLSGVGSNAISYAVYQNMPYRNSDFAHISLLATGPNVLVANMEFPGKTFADFIKLARENPGKYTHASSGSGSSGHLAMEMLKQDAKIDLVHVPYKGGAAAITDMIGGRVSVMFLNQDTLLPQVRSGKLRALAVASAKRNPAYPDTPTVAESGYPGFSAESWFGLSAPAKTPPAVIQRLNQATVKALASPEIRQKLESVGFVVVGDDPKSFSAFVDNEIAKWGKAAKASGARMD, from the coding sequence ATGCAACAACCCAAACCTTCGGCGCGCAGACGCCTTGCCGTGCTCGCGGCGGCCACGCTTGGTGCCCTGACGCTATTGCCCGGGGCGGCCATGGCGCAGGCGGCCTGGCCCGCCAAACCGGTCAAGCTGATCGTACCTTTCCCGGCCGGCGGCAGCACCGATTCGGTCGGCCGACTGCTGGCCGCCGAGCTGTCCAAAGAGCTGGGCCAAAGCGTCATCGTCGAGAACAAGGGCGGCGCCAACGGCAACATCGGATCGGACGTCGTGGCCAAGGCGGAGCCTGACGGCTATACCTTGCTGCTATCGGGCGTGGGTTCCAACGCCATCAGCTACGCGGTCTACCAAAACATGCCGTATCGCAACAGCGACTTCGCACATATCTCCTTGCTGGCCACCGGCCCCAATGTGCTGGTCGCGAACATGGAGTTTCCGGGCAAGACGTTCGCCGATTTCATCAAGTTGGCGCGCGAAAATCCGGGAAAGTACACGCATGCGAGTTCGGGCAGCGGCTCGTCCGGCCATCTGGCCATGGAGATGCTCAAGCAAGACGCCAAGATTGATTTGGTGCACGTGCCCTACAAGGGCGGCGCGGCCGCGATTACCGACATGATCGGCGGGCGTGTGTCAGTGATGTTCTTGAATCAGGACACGCTGCTGCCGCAAGTCAGGTCGGGCAAGCTGCGCGCGTTGGCCGTGGCCAGCGCCAAGCGCAACCCCGCTTATCCCGACACGCCCACGGTGGCGGAATCCGGCTATCCCGGTTTTTCGGCTGAATCGTGGTTCGGCTTGTCGGCGCCCGCCAAGACACCGCCTGCCGTGATCCAGCGCTTGAACCAAGCGACGGTAAAGGCGTTGGCGTCGCCCGAGATCCGTCAAAAGCTCGAAAGCGTGGGCTTTGTGGTGGTGGGCGACGACCCGAAGTCGTTCTCGGCGTTTGTCGATAACGAAATCGCCAAGTGGGGCAAGGCGGCCAAGGCATCGGGCGCGCGCATGGATTAA
- a CDS encoding Ldh family oxidoreductase: MDEDLAHTTAGLMARTDLLGIDSHGISMLPSYEEKWRAGSLRLDARARVVRDSGASALIDGMGGLGYPVAAQAMHLAVDKALEHGVGAVSVCNSHHFGAAGVYARIAVERGVVGLVTSSANGIIMVPTRGAMPMLGTNPIAFGAPAAHNEPFVLDMATTTVAANKVKVYDFLGKPLPPGWAVDGQGAAVTDADAAMQYIFKQPEGGLTPLGGTPAMSSHKGYGLAMMAQILGGTLSGSAFAARRAPTRKAGEPDDVGHFFLALNPDAFRAAGSFESDMDDMIDALHDTPPANPDEPVLVAGEPEAAERARRLRAGIPISAALAERLRGICERAGTPYLLDDI; encoded by the coding sequence ATGGACGAAGACCTGGCCCACACCACCGCCGGCCTGATGGCGCGGACGGATCTGCTGGGAATTGATTCGCATGGCATTTCGATGCTGCCTTCGTACGAGGAAAAGTGGCGTGCCGGGTCGTTGCGGCTGGATGCCCGCGCGCGCGTGGTGCGCGACAGCGGCGCCAGTGCACTGATCGACGGCATGGGCGGGCTGGGCTATCCGGTGGCGGCGCAGGCCATGCATCTGGCCGTGGACAAGGCGCTGGAACACGGGGTGGGCGCGGTATCCGTCTGCAATTCGCATCACTTCGGCGCGGCCGGCGTTTACGCGCGCATCGCGGTGGAACGCGGCGTGGTCGGCCTGGTGACCAGCAGCGCCAACGGCATCATCATGGTGCCCACGCGCGGCGCCATGCCCATGCTGGGCACCAACCCCATTGCGTTCGGCGCCCCGGCCGCGCACAACGAGCCTTTCGTGCTGGACATGGCCACCACGACAGTGGCCGCGAACAAGGTCAAGGTGTATGACTTTTTGGGCAAGCCCTTGCCGCCCGGCTGGGCGGTGGACGGGCAGGGCGCGGCGGTGACCGATGCCGACGCGGCCATGCAGTACATCTTCAAGCAGCCAGAAGGCGGGCTGACTCCCTTGGGCGGCACACCCGCAATGAGCAGCCATAAGGGCTACGGCCTGGCCATGATGGCGCAGATTCTGGGCGGCACGCTTAGCGGCAGCGCGTTTGCCGCGCGCCGCGCGCCTACGCGCAAGGCCGGTGAACCGGATGACGTGGGCCACTTCTTCCTGGCGCTTAACCCCGATGCGTTCCGCGCGGCGGGCTCGTTCGAATCCGATATGGACGACATGATCGACGCGCTGCACGACACGCCGCCCGCCAATCCCGACGAACCCGTGCTGGTGGCGGGCGAGCCCGAAGCGGCCGAGCGCGCGCGTCGGTTGCGCGCGGGCATACCCATTTCGGCAGCCCTGGCCGAACGCCTGCGCGGCATCTGCGAGCGCGCGGGCACGCCCTATCTGCTGGACGATATCTGA
- a CDS encoding FadR/GntR family transcriptional regulator: MLERGHRVRLADQVYGQIFEQIVSGGLNVGDKLPSENEISERFGVSRPVVREALLRLRADGLITAHQGLGTFVSHQPAPRLKTFNDVQNVSAYLRAQEVRVALEGDAARLAALRRTDEQLKKITDAHAAFADSLTHGQVSPEADLAFHASIAEASGNDFYLGVLESIHESINGFMRLTLSLTRTGSRQRAQRVVDEHATILDAIREQDSERARVAMQFHLGQARHRLVDRERD; the protein is encoded by the coding sequence GTGCTTGAACGGGGACACCGGGTGCGGCTGGCGGACCAGGTCTACGGGCAAATCTTCGAACAGATCGTGTCGGGCGGGCTCAATGTCGGCGACAAGCTGCCGTCCGAAAACGAAATATCGGAACGCTTCGGGGTCTCGCGGCCGGTGGTGCGTGAAGCGCTGCTGCGGCTGCGCGCCGATGGCCTGATCACCGCGCATCAGGGGCTGGGCACCTTCGTCAGCCACCAGCCCGCGCCACGCCTGAAAACGTTCAACGATGTGCAGAACGTCAGCGCGTACCTGCGCGCACAAGAGGTGCGCGTGGCGCTGGAAGGCGATGCCGCGCGGTTGGCGGCGCTGCGCCGCACCGACGAACAGCTCAAGAAGATCACTGACGCGCACGCGGCCTTTGCCGACAGCCTGACGCATGGCCAGGTCTCGCCCGAGGCCGACCTGGCTTTCCACGCCAGCATCGCCGAAGCCAGCGGCAATGATTTTTATCTGGGCGTGCTGGAAAGCATCCACGAATCCATCAACGGTTTCATGCGCCTGACGTTGAGCCTGACCCGCACCGGCTCGCGCCAGCGCGCGCAGCGTGTCGTGGACGAGCACGCCACCATCCTGGACGCCATCCGCGAACAGGACAGCGAACGCGCCCGCGTCGCCATGCAGTTTCACCTGGGGCAGGCGCGCCATCGGTTGGTGGACCGCGAACGCGACTGA
- a CDS encoding dihydrodipicolinate synthase family protein yields the protein MKTSPVTAQDLQRSVIAVPPLARHDDLSLNEAANKALLGHLEAGGVRNVMYGGNANFYNVGVSEYARIVDMLAGLAGADTWILPSVGPDYGKMMDQAAILRSRAFPTGMLLPMSFPYTDAGLADGVRRFTDALGKPAVVYIKSADYLAPETAARLIEEGRIAAFKYAVVRDEPAKDAYLSSMLQAVDARWIVSGIGERPAIVHYRDFGLKSFTSGSVCIAPRGSMRLLHLLRDGRYDEAESVRQHYLGLEDCRDGISPIRVLHDAVTLSGVANMGPMLPLLTGISSAERERVAPVARELAAWDREAVAA from the coding sequence ATGAAAACTTCCCCGGTCACCGCGCAGGACTTGCAACGCTCGGTCATTGCCGTGCCGCCTCTGGCGCGCCACGACGATCTTTCGCTGAACGAAGCCGCCAACAAGGCCCTGCTTGGCCATCTGGAAGCAGGCGGCGTGCGCAACGTCATGTACGGCGGCAACGCCAATTTCTACAACGTGGGCGTCAGCGAATACGCGCGCATCGTGGACATGCTGGCCGGCCTGGCCGGCGCGGACACATGGATCCTGCCGTCGGTCGGCCCTGACTACGGCAAGATGATGGACCAGGCCGCCATCCTGCGTTCGCGCGCGTTTCCCACCGGCATGCTGTTGCCGATGTCGTTCCCGTACACGGACGCCGGCCTGGCCGACGGCGTGCGCCGCTTTACCGATGCGCTGGGCAAGCCGGCCGTGGTCTATATCAAGTCGGCCGACTACCTGGCCCCCGAGACCGCCGCGCGCTTGATCGAAGAAGGCCGCATCGCCGCGTTCAAGTACGCCGTGGTGCGCGATGAACCGGCCAAGGACGCGTACCTGTCGTCGATGCTGCAAGCGGTGGACGCGCGCTGGATCGTCAGCGGCATCGGTGAACGCCCCGCCATCGTGCACTATCGCGATTTCGGCTTGAAGAGCTTCACGTCGGGCTCGGTCTGCATCGCCCCGCGCGGGTCCATGCGCTTGCTGCATCTGCTGCGCGATGGCCGCTACGACGAAGCCGAATCCGTGCGCCAACATTATCTGGGCCTGGAAGACTGCCGCGACGGCATCAGCCCGATCCGCGTGCTGCACGACGCGGTGACCTTGTCCGGCGTGGCGAACATGGGTCCCATGTTGCCGCTGCTGACCGGCATTTCCAGCGCCGAACGCGAACGGGTGGCGCCCGTCGCGCGCGAGTTGGCGGCCTGGGACCGGGAAGCCGTGGCGGCCTGA